The following proteins are encoded in a genomic region of Microbacterium sp. NC79:
- the ribA gene encoding GTP cyclohydrolase II, translating to MSLSPISDALHALRAGTPVIVIDDELRESEGSVVLAAETATTETLASMGHWMGGLIGLPVCPQHAAVLKLTPTSPSLAPAAGADAEIRAEALRAIAATDSALEHRPWYLVPLIAAEGGVTARAGHTEATVDLLKLAGLTPVGALAELVARDGQTLRPDELLALSAERDWPIVSIADLVAYRRQHATDGSEPTPRPRRVSLRAEATVPTNHGTFRFLAFKDHVTGMDHLAIVSGELTDTALVRVHSECLTGEAFGSQKCECGPQLDAALQAINASGGVVIYMRGHEGRGIGLINKLRAYSLQEKGLDTLDANLALGLPADARDYGAAAAMLQDLGVQNVRLLTNNSNKVAQLTDLGLTVVEQVPLVVGVGPNNHGYLETKRDRMGHIIADGRLEAAMAATPPSTDAE from the coding sequence GTGAGCCTGTCCCCCATTTCTGACGCCCTTCATGCTCTTCGTGCTGGCACGCCCGTCATTGTCATTGACGACGAGCTGCGCGAGTCTGAGGGCAGCGTCGTGTTGGCAGCTGAGACGGCTACGACCGAGACGCTTGCCAGCATGGGCCACTGGATGGGCGGTTTGATCGGTCTGCCTGTCTGCCCGCAGCATGCTGCCGTGTTGAAGCTCACCCCGACGTCGCCGTCGCTGGCTCCAGCAGCCGGAGCCGACGCTGAAATTCGTGCAGAAGCGCTGCGCGCAATTGCGGCAACCGACAGCGCTCTGGAGCACCGCCCTTGGTACCTGGTGCCGCTGATCGCGGCTGAGGGTGGCGTCACCGCTCGCGCCGGCCACACGGAAGCAACAGTTGATCTCCTCAAGCTCGCGGGGCTGACCCCGGTCGGCGCGCTGGCCGAGTTGGTGGCCCGAGACGGCCAGACCCTGCGCCCGGACGAGCTCCTCGCGCTCTCCGCCGAGCGCGACTGGCCGATCGTTTCGATCGCCGATCTTGTCGCTTACCGGCGGCAGCACGCAACCGACGGTAGCGAACCGACTCCCCGACCCCGCCGGGTATCGTTGCGGGCCGAGGCCACGGTTCCGACCAATCACGGCACCTTCCGCTTCCTCGCGTTCAAGGATCACGTGACGGGCATGGATCATCTCGCCATCGTGTCTGGCGAGCTCACCGATACCGCGCTCGTGCGTGTGCACTCGGAGTGCCTGACGGGTGAAGCGTTTGGGTCGCAAAAGTGCGAGTGTGGCCCGCAGCTCGATGCGGCACTGCAGGCGATTAATGCCTCCGGCGGCGTCGTCATTTACATGCGCGGTCATGAGGGTCGCGGTATTGGCCTGATCAACAAGCTGCGCGCGTACAGCCTGCAAGAAAAGGGTCTGGACACTCTCGACGCCAACCTCGCGCTCGGCTTGCCTGCCGACGCGCGCGACTACGGTGCGGCAGCCGCCATGCTGCAAGATTTGGGCGTACAGAACGTGCGGCTCCTCACGAACAACTCCAACAAGGTGGCTCAGCTCACTGATCTTGGTCTGACGGTCGTGGAACAGGTTCCGCTCGTCGTCGGGGTGGGGCCGAACAACCACGGATACCTCGAGACGAAGCGTGACCGCATGGGGCACATCATCGCCGACGGACGCCTCGAAGCAGCTATGGCGGCAACGCCGCCGAGCACCGACGCGGAGTAA
- a CDS encoding MFS transporter, translating into MSTTSTKPANSRSRVITASLIGTTIEFYDFYAYATAAVLVFPVLFFPSSDPTASLLASFAVFGAAMIARPIGAVIFGHFGDKYGRKATLVASLLTMGVATFLIGCLPTINQIGFWAPALLLLLRLAQGFALGGEWSGAALVATENAPAGKRAWYGTFPQLGAPLGFIIANGLFLFINFALPSDDPMQKSQAFLDWGWRVPFWFSAIMVIVGLWVRLKLVESDAFKKAESKGTIRKVPVAEAFRRYWWQMILGTFLMLATYVLFYLMTNFTLTFGTKPQTLPAGGDPATFVPGQGFAYTDFVLMQIVGVVFFGVFTMISGPLADRFGRRKTLIWVTAAIVLFGLTFSFFLMPRENPAGAGTFWLTLAFLIIGFTLMGLTFGPMGALLPELFPTNVRYTGSAIAYNVSSILGAALAPIIALALLGTAGGNPWLVGVYLSVMAVLTLIAAILMRETKDSDFAGDAGEETGGASETGDVSSAALP; encoded by the coding sequence ATGTCGACGACATCCACCAAACCTGCGAACTCACGCTCCCGCGTCATCACCGCGAGCTTGATCGGTACCACGATCGAGTTCTACGACTTCTATGCCTATGCGACGGCGGCCGTTCTGGTCTTCCCCGTTTTGTTCTTCCCCAGTTCCGACCCCACCGCGTCGCTTCTCGCGTCGTTCGCGGTGTTCGGCGCGGCGATGATCGCTCGCCCCATCGGCGCGGTGATCTTCGGTCACTTTGGTGACAAGTACGGGCGCAAGGCGACGCTCGTCGCTTCACTTTTAACGATGGGTGTCGCGACCTTCCTCATCGGTTGCCTGCCAACGATCAACCAGATCGGTTTCTGGGCTCCCGCGCTCCTGCTCCTGCTCCGTCTCGCGCAGGGCTTCGCGCTCGGTGGTGAGTGGTCGGGTGCGGCGCTCGTGGCGACGGAGAACGCGCCTGCCGGAAAGCGCGCATGGTACGGAACCTTCCCGCAGTTGGGTGCACCGCTCGGCTTCATCATCGCCAACGGTTTGTTCCTGTTCATCAACTTCGCCCTCCCCTCCGACGACCCCATGCAGAAGTCGCAGGCGTTTTTGGACTGGGGATGGCGCGTTCCGTTCTGGTTCAGCGCCATCATGGTCATTGTCGGCCTGTGGGTGCGTTTGAAGCTGGTCGAGTCGGATGCCTTCAAGAAGGCGGAATCGAAGGGAACCATCCGCAAGGTTCCGGTCGCTGAGGCGTTCCGCCGCTACTGGTGGCAGATGATTCTCGGTACGTTCCTGATGCTGGCGACCTACGTGCTGTTCTACCTCATGACAAACTTCACGCTGACGTTTGGAACGAAGCCTCAGACGTTGCCCGCGGGCGGCGACCCCGCAACCTTCGTTCCTGGCCAGGGCTTCGCTTACACCGACTTCGTGCTGATGCAGATCGTTGGTGTGGTGTTCTTCGGAGTCTTCACGATGATCTCCGGACCGTTGGCTGATCGCTTCGGTCGCCGCAAGACGCTGATCTGGGTGACGGCTGCCATCGTGCTGTTTGGTTTGACGTTCTCGTTCTTCCTGATGCCGCGCGAGAATCCGGCAGGTGCTGGCACGTTCTGGTTGACGCTGGCCTTCTTGATCATCGGCTTCACCCTGATGGGTCTGACGTTTGGCCCGATGGGTGCGCTGTTGCCTGAGCTGTTCCCGACCAACGTTCGCTACACCGGCTCGGCCATCGCCTACAACGTGTCATCGATTCTCGGTGCAGCGCTGGCTCCGATCATTGCCCTGGCGTTGCTCGGCACTGCGGGCGGTAACCCGTGGCTCGTCGGCGTGTACCTTTCGGTGATGGCGGTGCTCACGCTGATTGCCGCGATCCTGATGCGCGAGACGAAAGACTCCGATTTCGCAGGCGACGCCGGAGAAGAAACTGGTGGTGCCAGCGAGACTGGCGACGTTTCTTCGGCCGCTTTGCCGTAG
- a CDS encoding helix-turn-helix domain-containing protein, with amino-acid sequence MPSAIELATLGHRIRHHRLEMGLTLDELGAKVGVAGSQLSLIENGKREPKLSLLQAIAQATETAVTDLISGEPPNRRAALEIELEKAQTSAVFRQLGIPPVRVSKSMSDETIEAVLGLHQELHRREREAIATPEEARRANTEQRLRMREKNNYLPEIEKLAEKQLKLAGHVSGALSHRSVSLMAEQLGFELIYVSDLPESTRSITDIENGRIYLPPASIPGGHGLRSMALQAMAHRLLGHKPPTDYADFMRQRLEINYYAACCLMPETAATAFLQQAKKDRNLAVEDFRDAFGVTHEAAGLRLTNLATTHLDIQLHFLRVDGSGAISRVYENDGLPLPEDVTGSVEGQIVCRKFSARTAFEQTNRTIEHYQYTDTPAGTFWCSTQTGSSKDGDFSITVGVPFDDAKYFRGRETQSRAVSTCPDESCCRRANPDLTDRWQGKAWPSARVHTHIFSPLPRGAFPGVDDSEVYEFLDRHNG; translated from the coding sequence ATGCCATCCGCCATTGAACTCGCGACCCTGGGCCACCGGATTCGACACCACCGGCTTGAAATGGGTCTCACGCTCGACGAACTCGGCGCCAAAGTCGGCGTCGCTGGATCCCAGCTCAGCCTGATCGAAAACGGCAAGCGCGAGCCCAAGCTCTCGCTCCTTCAGGCGATCGCGCAGGCAACCGAGACGGCGGTCACCGACCTCATCTCCGGCGAACCGCCGAACCGCCGCGCAGCCCTCGAGATTGAACTGGAAAAGGCACAGACATCTGCTGTCTTCCGCCAGCTCGGTATTCCGCCCGTTCGCGTATCAAAGTCGATGAGCGACGAAACCATCGAAGCCGTGTTGGGTCTGCATCAAGAGCTGCACCGCCGCGAGCGCGAAGCCATTGCCACGCCGGAAGAAGCCCGCCGCGCCAACACCGAGCAACGTCTGCGCATGCGGGAGAAGAATAACTACCTGCCCGAGATTGAGAAGCTCGCCGAGAAACAACTCAAACTCGCTGGCCACGTCTCAGGCGCGCTTAGCCACCGCTCCGTGAGCCTGATGGCCGAGCAGCTCGGCTTCGAACTCATCTACGTCTCCGACCTGCCAGAGTCAACACGATCGATCACCGACATCGAGAACGGCCGCATCTACCTGCCGCCTGCATCGATCCCCGGTGGCCACGGCTTGCGCTCAATGGCGCTGCAGGCGATGGCCCACCGCCTCCTCGGACACAAGCCACCGACCGACTACGCCGACTTCATGCGCCAGCGTCTCGAGATCAACTACTACGCCGCATGCTGTCTCATGCCGGAGACCGCCGCAACCGCTTTCCTGCAGCAGGCAAAAAAGGACCGTAACCTCGCCGTTGAGGACTTCCGCGATGCCTTCGGCGTGACCCACGAAGCAGCGGGTCTCCGTCTCACGAATCTCGCCACCACTCACCTCGATATTCAGCTGCACTTCCTGCGCGTTGATGGTTCCGGAGCCATCTCCCGCGTCTACGAGAACGACGGGCTGCCGCTTCCAGAAGACGTCACCGGTTCGGTCGAGGGCCAGATTGTGTGCCGTAAGTTCTCGGCGCGCACCGCGTTCGAGCAGACCAACCGTACGATCGAGCACTACCAGTACACCGATACGCCGGCCGGAACCTTCTGGTGCTCCACGCAGACCGGTTCGTCCAAAGATGGAGACTTCTCGATCACGGTGGGTGTGCCCTTCGACGACGCGAAGTACTTCCGTGGCCGCGAAACGCAGTCGCGCGCGGTATCGACGTGCCCAGACGAATCGTGCTGCCGACGCGCCAACCCGGATCTCACCGACCGCTGGCAGGGCAAGGCGTGGCCGAGCGCCCGCGTGCACACGCACATTTTCTCCCCGCTCCCCCGCGGTGCCTTCCCCGGCGTCGACGACAGCGAGGTCTACGAGTTCCTGGATCGCCACAACGGCTAA
- a CDS encoding ABC transporter permease, which translates to MSTDRSSATSRAQHPTLDELRAEAIRAARKPRAFGWFYVLEHMVRAMRAYGWTIVASALGQPLLYLFGLALGLAALISTPVDDGGVSVRYLVFVAPALIAAATIAVATEEMTYPVMSGFKWRLYFFGFSASPISSAQIATGVALAPASRMLAAAVPYYLIVWIFGGVETPATGWLAIGIGVLAGLAFGTPLMAYAASIEDDKGQFALVQRFIFMPMFLFSGTFYPLTNLEWWLAWIGWISPLWHASELGRMAMYGKPIGTGMMWIHIAYLVILAVGGYLMARRMFSRRLEK; encoded by the coding sequence ATGAGTACTGACCGGTCCAGCGCCACATCGCGGGCGCAGCACCCCACCCTCGACGAACTCCGCGCCGAGGCGATCCGCGCTGCGCGCAAGCCCCGTGCATTCGGCTGGTTTTACGTGCTTGAACACATGGTGCGCGCGATGCGAGCGTACGGGTGGACGATTGTCGCCAGCGCCCTCGGTCAACCCCTGCTCTATCTGTTCGGGTTGGCGCTCGGCCTGGCGGCCCTGATCTCCACGCCTGTCGATGACGGCGGAGTCTCGGTACGCTACCTGGTGTTCGTCGCGCCCGCCCTCATCGCCGCCGCCACGATCGCGGTCGCCACCGAAGAAATGACGTACCCCGTGATGAGCGGGTTTAAATGGCGGCTCTACTTCTTCGGATTCTCCGCATCGCCCATTTCCAGCGCGCAAATCGCCACAGGCGTCGCCCTCGCACCGGCGTCTCGCATGCTGGCAGCCGCGGTTCCGTATTACCTCATCGTGTGGATCTTCGGCGGCGTCGAAACCCCCGCCACGGGGTGGCTCGCGATCGGCATCGGCGTGCTCGCCGGTCTGGCATTCGGCACACCCCTGATGGCCTACGCCGCGAGCATTGAAGATGACAAAGGCCAGTTCGCCCTCGTGCAACGATTCATCTTCATGCCGATGTTTCTCTTCTCCGGCACGTTTTACCCACTCACCAACCTGGAATGGTGGCTCGCCTGGATCGGATGGATATCACCGCTCTGGCACGCCTCCGAGCTCGGGCGCATGGCCATGTACGGCAAACCTATCGGTACCGGCATGATGTGGATCCACATCGCCTACCTCGTCATCCTCGCCGTCGGCGGGTACCTCATGGCCCGACGCATGTTCTCGAGAAGGCTCGAGAAATGA
- a CDS encoding ABC transporter permease translates to MTLTESGTRRRAGGVRALWAGNPLAVVQRGLVAARSSSWAVVLSGFFEPVFYLASMGIGLGSMIGLITLADGTKVEYAAFIAPALLAVSAMNGAIYDSTWNVFFKLNYGKLYEGMLSTSLGPLDVALGEIMYAMLRGLVYASGFLIIMQVAGLNLSWTAVLALPAVLLIAFGFASLGMAVTSYMKTFQHMDWINMVLLPMFLFSATLFPITNYPEWVQGIIQAFPLWHGVELIRGLTTGALHMGMLWHVVYYLVMIAVGLLFTTKRLRALFLD, encoded by the coding sequence ATGACCCTGACAGAAAGCGGAACCAGAAGGCGCGCTGGCGGCGTACGGGCGCTGTGGGCAGGCAACCCGCTTGCTGTCGTGCAGCGGGGCCTCGTCGCGGCGCGCTCATCGAGCTGGGCTGTCGTGCTTTCCGGATTCTTCGAGCCGGTGTTCTACCTGGCATCGATGGGCATCGGGTTGGGGAGCATGATCGGGCTCATCACCCTCGCAGACGGCACAAAAGTCGAATATGCCGCCTTCATCGCGCCAGCGCTGCTCGCCGTCAGCGCCATGAACGGCGCGATCTACGACTCCACGTGGAACGTCTTCTTCAAACTCAACTACGGAAAGCTCTACGAGGGCATGCTTTCTACGTCCCTCGGCCCGCTCGACGTGGCCCTGGGCGAGATCATGTACGCGATGCTTCGCGGGCTGGTTTATGCCAGCGGCTTCCTCATCATCATGCAGGTCGCGGGGCTCAACCTGTCATGGACGGCCGTGCTCGCGTTGCCAGCGGTGCTCCTCATCGCGTTCGGCTTCGCAAGCCTCGGCATGGCCGTCACGAGCTACATGAAAACGTTTCAGCACATGGACTGGATCAACATGGTGCTCCTGCCGATGTTCCTGTTCTCGGCGACACTCTTTCCGATCACCAACTACCCCGAGTGGGTGCAGGGCATCATTCAGGCCTTCCCGCTCTGGCACGGTGTCGAACTCATCAGGGGGCTGACCACCGGAGCGCTGCACATGGGCATGCTCTGGCACGTCGTCTACTACCTCGTGATGATCGCGGTCGGGCTGCTGTTTACGACGAAGCGGTTGCGGGCACTGTTCCTCGACTAG
- a CDS encoding ATP-binding cassette domain-containing protein yields the protein MPEAVISARNLRKTYAVKGKPEFVAVDDLTFDVAPGESFGLLGPNGAGKSTTMKMIGAVSTRTSGDLSILGLDPNDYGPEIRSRLGVVPQSDNLDAELNVRENLYMYGRYFGFSGAECRRKADELLAFAQLEEKVKAKVDHLSGGMKRRLTIARGLINDPRILLLDEPTTGLDPQARHVLWDRLFRLKERGTTLVLTTHYMDEAEQLCDRLIVVDKGAIMAEGSPASLIRSYSSREVLEVRFGSEKNSEIAPHLEGIGDRVEVLPDRVLIYTNDGDGALNRIVELGHHPLTSLVRRSSLEDVFLRLTGRSLIE from the coding sequence GTGCCAGAAGCAGTGATTTCAGCGCGGAACCTGCGCAAGACCTACGCCGTCAAGGGCAAGCCTGAGTTCGTCGCCGTCGACGACCTCACGTTTGACGTGGCGCCGGGCGAGTCCTTCGGCCTACTCGGCCCGAACGGAGCAGGCAAGTCGACCACAATGAAGATGATTGGCGCCGTCTCCACCCGCACGTCCGGCGACCTCAGCATCCTGGGCCTTGACCCCAATGACTACGGTCCGGAGATTCGCTCCCGACTCGGCGTGGTTCCGCAATCCGACAATCTCGACGCCGAGCTCAACGTGCGCGAAAACCTCTATATGTACGGGCGATACTTCGGATTCTCCGGAGCCGAGTGCCGGCGCAAGGCTGACGAGCTCCTCGCGTTCGCGCAGCTCGAAGAGAAGGTAAAAGCGAAGGTCGATCACCTCTCCGGCGGCATGAAGCGGCGCCTCACGATCGCACGCGGCTTGATCAACGACCCGCGCATTCTGCTGCTCGATGAGCCGACAACGGGGCTCGACCCGCAGGCTCGTCACGTGCTGTGGGATCGCTTGTTTCGTTTGAAAGAACGCGGAACCACGCTGGTGCTGACAACGCACTACATGGATGAAGCGGAACAATTATGCGATCGTCTCATCGTGGTCGACAAGGGTGCGATCATGGCGGAAGGATCACCAGCGTCGCTCATTCGCAGCTACTCGAGTCGTGAGGTTCTCGAAGTACGGTTCGGGTCTGAGAAGAACTCCGAAATCGCGCCGCATCTCGAAGGCATTGGAGATCGCGTTGAGGTGCTTCCCGATCGCGTCCTGATCTACACCAACGACGGTGACGGTGCGCTGAATCGTATCGTCGAACTCGGGCATCATCCGCTCACGTCCCTCGTGCGCCGTTCCAGCCTCGAAGACGTTTTCCTGCGTCTCACCGGACGATCGCTGATCGAATGA
- a CDS encoding HNH endonuclease signature motif containing protein, whose protein sequence is MTNPHLTPLLEAVAALESAWCDAECGTDLTRTQLLAVNAAMGTLQRRFDGLRAEVAAGIEHESRPELGPDGLAKQQGFRNSATLIAATTGGTTGDASKLTKLGKATAPRSNLLGEKLPPKYPAVQDALQRGTIAAAAGSLIVAMLDRARLNASTEQIGEAEALLVEGAAGLSCDDVRKLVTRAEAWLNPDGVEPREDEARASRSLTMFERDGSLFVNFRTDVASGAPIKNAIQAWVTATFQARNSNAHAAAGHSETCEGTATGDAPEGWTMPGDDRRTVAQLQADALTAICEHLTGCDNNELPLTGATVIVRVSLDDLTTGTGVATIDGTDQPISISTCRQMAASGGVIPAVLGSDGEILDWGREKRLFTKAQRLALVERDGGCVMCGLPPQMTKAHHIRWWQRDTGPTDLSNGVLLCTSCHHRIHDNGWNIRVDGTKRTSKVWIIPPATVDPTQTPRLGGRARYDIAA, encoded by the coding sequence ATGACCAATCCACACCTCACCCCTCTTCTCGAAGCCGTTGCGGCGCTCGAGTCGGCGTGGTGCGATGCGGAATGTGGCACCGATTTAACCCGCACGCAGTTACTGGCGGTGAATGCCGCGATGGGAACATTGCAACGAAGGTTTGACGGGCTCCGCGCGGAAGTCGCTGCAGGAATCGAGCATGAATCCCGTCCTGAGTTGGGGCCGGATGGGCTCGCGAAGCAGCAGGGTTTTCGGAACTCGGCGACGCTGATCGCGGCAACCACCGGTGGCACGACCGGCGATGCGTCAAAGCTCACCAAACTGGGTAAAGCGACCGCGCCGCGGTCGAACCTGCTCGGTGAGAAGTTGCCGCCGAAATATCCGGCAGTGCAAGACGCGCTGCAGCGGGGCACGATTGCCGCGGCCGCCGGGTCACTGATCGTCGCGATGCTTGACCGTGCCCGCCTAAACGCCAGCACCGAACAGATCGGTGAAGCCGAAGCTCTTCTGGTGGAGGGTGCTGCGGGGTTGTCGTGTGATGACGTCCGCAAACTCGTCACCCGGGCCGAAGCCTGGCTAAACCCCGACGGTGTCGAACCACGTGAAGATGAGGCCCGTGCCAGCCGGTCACTGACCATGTTTGAACGTGACGGCTCCTTGTTCGTGAACTTCCGCACCGACGTCGCGTCGGGCGCCCCGATTAAGAATGCGATCCAAGCCTGGGTCACTGCGACCTTCCAAGCCCGCAACTCCAACGCCCACGCCGCCGCCGGTCACAGTGAAACGTGCGAAGGCACCGCCACCGGGGACGCTCCCGAGGGGTGGACCATGCCGGGTGACGATCGTCGCACCGTCGCGCAACTCCAAGCCGACGCACTCACCGCGATCTGCGAGCACCTCACCGGATGCGACAACAACGAACTCCCCCTCACGGGCGCGACTGTCATTGTCCGCGTGAGCCTTGATGACCTCACCACCGGCACCGGTGTCGCGACGATCGATGGCACGGATCAGCCGATCAGCATCAGCACCTGCAGGCAAATGGCCGCGAGCGGCGGTGTCATCCCCGCAGTCCTCGGATCCGACGGTGAAATCCTCGACTGGGGTCGTGAAAAGCGACTCTTCACGAAGGCGCAACGCCTCGCCCTCGTCGAACGAGACGGCGGATGCGTCATGTGCGGGCTCCCACCCCAAATGACAAAAGCGCATCACATCCGATGGTGGCAGCGAGATACCGGGCCAACAGATCTCAGCAACGGGGTCCTGCTCTGCACGAGCTGCCATCACCGTATTCATGACAATGGCTGGAATATCCGTGTCGACGGCACGAAACGCACCTCGAAAGTGTGGATCATCCCACCCGCCACCGTCGACCCGACACAAACCCCACGCCTCGGCGGCCGCGCCCGATACGACATCGCCGCCTAA
- a CDS encoding phosphoenolpyruvate carboxykinase (GTP), with the protein MALAEAFGARPTRGAHAAPARSFGQRPEYSGEAFAELVSWVDEVAALLKPDAVFWVDGSEEENQYLLDLQVSEGRLIKLNEELRPGSYLARSHPSDVARTEGRTFIASEREEDAGPTNNWADPVEMRAKMNDLFDGAMRGRTMYVVPFSMGPVGGPLSQIGVQVTDSTYAVVSIEIMTRVGNDVVREIANGQEWVRTIHSVGAPLEPGQQDKAWPYNDDKYIVHYPEALEVHSFGSGYGGNAILAKKCFALRIASVLGRDNGWLAEHMLLIRVINREGKKFHVAAAFPSACGKTNLAMLRPTIPGYTVETLGDDISWLRPGDDGRLWAINPEAGFFGVAPGTGESTNVTAVETLWGNTIFTNVALRPDGDVWWEGLTDEAPSELTDWQGNPWTPDMGHPAAHPNSRFTVSAAQCPQISEDWDAPQGVPLDIILFGGRRATNVPLVVEATDWTHGVFLGSTISSERTAAAEGLVGELRRDPFAMLPFCGYNMADYFGHWLKVGASLRFDRAPRIFQVNWFRKGTDGRFLWPGFGDNSRVIDWIIRRIEGQVEAVDSPIGRLPKTADLNLEGIEVSDQDLAELFDVNAASWAHEADLTEKFYETFEGRVPAALTDELTALRTRLEAASA; encoded by the coding sequence ATGGCTCTTGCTGAAGCCTTCGGAGCTCGCCCGACGCGTGGAGCCCATGCGGCGCCCGCGCGTTCTTTCGGTCAGCGCCCCGAGTATTCGGGGGAAGCTTTTGCTGAGCTGGTTTCCTGGGTTGACGAGGTTGCTGCGCTCCTGAAGCCCGACGCGGTTTTCTGGGTTGACGGTTCCGAGGAAGAAAACCAGTACCTGCTTGATCTGCAAGTGAGCGAAGGCCGCCTCATCAAGTTGAATGAGGAACTGCGTCCTGGTTCTTACCTCGCGCGTTCGCACCCGAGCGATGTTGCTCGCACTGAAGGTCGTACTTTCATCGCTTCTGAGCGTGAAGAAGATGCGGGCCCCACGAATAACTGGGCTGACCCGGTTGAGATGCGCGCCAAGATGAACGACCTGTTTGACGGCGCGATGCGCGGTCGCACGATGTACGTGGTTCCGTTCTCGATGGGGCCGGTTGGTGGCCCGCTTTCGCAGATCGGTGTACAGGTTACGGACTCGACGTACGCCGTTGTTTCGATTGAAATCATGACCCGCGTTGGCAACGACGTTGTGCGTGAGATTGCCAACGGCCAGGAATGGGTACGCACGATTCACTCCGTCGGTGCGCCGCTTGAACCTGGTCAGCAGGACAAGGCGTGGCCGTACAACGATGACAAGTACATCGTTCACTACCCCGAGGCGCTTGAGGTGCACTCGTTCGGGTCGGGTTACGGTGGCAACGCGATTCTCGCCAAGAAGTGCTTCGCCCTGCGTATCGCTTCGGTTCTGGGCCGCGACAACGGATGGCTCGCCGAGCACATGTTGCTGATTCGCGTGATTAACCGCGAAGGCAAGAAGTTCCACGTTGCGGCGGCGTTCCCGTCGGCGTGCGGTAAGACGAACCTCGCGATGCTGCGCCCGACGATCCCTGGCTACACGGTGGAGACGCTTGGTGATGACATCTCGTGGCTACGCCCTGGTGACGACGGCCGCCTGTGGGCGATCAACCCGGAGGCCGGCTTCTTCGGAGTTGCTCCTGGCACTGGCGAGTCGACCAACGTCACCGCCGTTGAGACGCTGTGGGGTAACACGATCTTCACGAACGTTGCGCTTCGTCCCGACGGTGACGTGTGGTGGGAGGGCCTTACCGATGAGGCTCCGAGCGAGCTGACGGACTGGCAGGGCAACCCATGGACTCCTGACATGGGCCACCCGGCCGCGCACCCGAACTCCCGCTTCACGGTGTCGGCTGCTCAGTGCCCGCAGATTTCCGAGGACTGGGATGCGCCGCAGGGTGTGCCGCTGGACATCATTCTGTTCGGTGGCCGTCGTGCGACGAACGTTCCGCTCGTTGTTGAGGCGACAGACTGGACGCACGGGGTGTTCCTCGGCTCGACGATCTCGTCTGAGCGCACGGCCGCGGCTGAGGGTCTTGTTGGCGAGTTGCGTCGCGACCCGTTCGCGATGCTGCCGTTCTGCGGATACAACATGGCTGACTACTTCGGCCACTGGCTGAAGGTTGGCGCATCGCTCCGCTTCGACCGTGCGCCGCGCATCTTCCAGGTCAACTGGTTCCGCAAGGGTACCGACGGTCGCTTCCTGTGGCCCGGTTTCGGTGACAACTCGCGTGTCATTGACTGGATTATTCGTCGCATTGAGGGTCAGGTTGAGGCTGTGGACAGCCCGATTGGCCGTCTGCCGAAGACCGCCGATCTGAATCTCGAAGGTATCGAGGTTTCGGACCAGGATCTGGCTGAGCTGTTTGACGTGAACGCTGCGTCGTGGGCTCACGAGGCAGATCTGACGGAAAAGTTCTACGAGACGTTTGAGGGTCGCGTTCCGGCGGCGCTGACAGACGAGCTCACCGCGTTGCGCACACGCTTGGAGGCTGCCTCCGCATAA